The Plasmodium brasilianum strain Bolivian I chromosome 5, whole genome shotgun sequence region gtatatatatgtatatatgtatatgtttgtatatataatatatgtgtgtatacatgcggggcatttgtttattttatttttttttttttaccaggTTATTGCCTTCAATGATATTAATCCGCAGGCCCCAGTGCACATTCTCGTGATACCAAAAATGAGAGATGGGTTAACGAGACTTAGCAAGGCTGAAGAAAGACACAAAGAAATTCTTGGTCATCTTATGTGGGCGGTAAcgatattttgttaaaagcCATGAACGTCACGAACAACATACTATGAACAGATATATGTTTCCCGGTTACGTGCATTTTATATGCTTATCTATGTTTATTGTTTGCAAATTATTGCCCATTTGTTTGTTATTTATGACTTAATTGTTTATCGttaatttttgctttttttggTACCCCTCAAACATGCATAccaaaaaaacaatttttatactttcatTTTGTAGGTGTCTGAAATAGTAAAACGAAATAATTTAGGTGATTTCCGTTTGGTAGTAAATAATGGGCCACAGGCTTGTCAgtctatttattatttacactTGCATATTTTAGCGAAAAGACAAATGAAGTGGCCCCCAggatgaaaagaaaaaaaaaaagacacaCGAAAGAAGATCAACCATGTGAACATTCTTTTGGATATACCTTTACGggtgtgtgtgtgtgcatacgtttgtatgtttgtatgtgtgtgtgtgtgcatacgtttgtatgtttgtatgtgtgtgtgtgtgcatACGTTTGTACgtttgtatgtgtgtgtgtgtgcatgcgtttgtatgtttgtatgtgtgtgtgtgcatACGTTTATATGCATGTTTGTACGCTAGTTGCGAAAAATCGAACACGCATAGTTGCTTACGATTGACAACCCTCATTAAATAATGGTGTGTACCCTGTTTTCATGTTTTACCATGTTGTTTTCTCATGAACAGGCATGTTTTATGTGGAAAGTAATTTCgcagtattttttttttttttataaagcaataataaaatacaaaacagCCGCAATTGTAAAAGAACTGTTAATTATACGCAGTTACGGagaaaatattcataaacaagtcattcaaatatatacgtttaaaaaaaaatatttatgaataggtcatacaaataaatacattcaaacagatacatttaaaaaaaaatatttatgaatatgtCATTcgaataaatacatttaaaaaaaaatatttatgaacgggtcatacaaataaatacatttaaaaaaaaatatttatgaacgagtcatacaaataaatacatttaaaaaaaaatatttatgaacgagtcatacttttaaaaaaaaaggagcaaTTTTTTTGCCCGTTAAAATGGAAGATATTTCTACGACTAGCATAAGTTACAAAAAATACgtaaaacacaaaaaatacgtaaaatacaaaaaatacgtaaaatacaaaaaatacgtaaaacacaaaaattacataaaatacaaaaaagcaGAATACCTGCCAAATTAACGCCTGATAAAggcaaatattattaaaacgTTGAAATGTTAATGGGGTGTGCATGCATGTACGTACGTGCGCGCGCGCGCATAAAATGAAGGTCAGAAAAAACGGATACGGCAATAAAAGGGAATAAAATAAtcccatattttttatttcttttttaagcattttttaataataaaggaaCTTTTGGTTTTACCTTGGCCTTCGTAAATTTTGGCATATACTTAACAGTAGCTGCAGCGTTCGCTGGTGTAGTGGTGGGTTTATTGGTTGGTTTACTGGCCGCTGCTTGATGTGAAGGACAACCGTTACTCACTATTTCTTTGACTCCTTCCTTTTCGTTTTTTAATTCCGTTTTATCAAAGAAtacttctaaattttttggTATCAAAGCAACTTTCCCCTTTAGGAATAGAGGAGTATTATTTAAAGGTAAACCATGATCTTCTTcgtcatttaaaatattctcttgtaatatttcaaaattttcaaagTTATCCCAAGTAGCAGGTAATTTTAATGATGCATTTACTTGTCGCAAGTCATTGTCTAACATGTCAAGAACACAATGTTGTTCTTCAATAAGTTTTTCTAATTCTCTACATGAGAAAAGCATACTAATGATATCATTCTGATCGTTGTTAGGTATTTTCGAAAAATTCATTGATAAATCAAATAGGTTTTcgtgcttattttttttcggtAAAAACAAATGCGCAATATCATCTAAACGttgcttttgttttttccttacAACAGGAGTTTCATCATCTATCGAATTGTTATTATCTATCGTTTGTTCTTCTTCTTTcctatttaaatattcatttgcCCATTTTAGTTtctcttttaaatattctattttataatttttgtatatatcatCATAATCGAAATTATACTTGTCTtcaatgcttttttttttattatgcccatcttttctttttattttttccccctttattaatttatcacTATTTTTTCGGAGCAAATAATTGTAGCGACCCTCGTTATCATATGCAGTTCCGTCTGCACATCTGCACTCACTTCTTTGATTATAGCTATAGAAACTTTCCTCGTCGTTGTAACCGCTTCCCTCCTCCTCGACATACTTAGTGTTATCCTTGCATTTGTACGTATCTTCACTTTCGCATTTATCTGTGTTCTCTTCTTTATAATAACTATAATTGCAATGTTCAAGGACTCCTCTACAATTGTTTAACCTGTGCTCGATATCATACCACTTAGAATTCCCAATGTATTTGTTATTACTTCTATTTTTGCTTCTATtgctgtttttattttttttcattttttctttttttttttcttttttttttttttttttttttttttttttctttttttcttcttcctctgCTCTTAGCTCCTCCAAAGTTATATCAcagtttaaatatttttcatcttcACTACTCCATTCAACTCCATTTCTAAACTGTAAAGGTTTCAGATGACCAGCAGCCACCATTATGCTATTGTTGTTTGtacctttttccttttttcgtccgtttacatatttttcatttttgctcTTTTCCTTACCCTTATTAGTGCTAATTTGTTCATTCCATCTTTTGTTTTCTAATGAGTACATTCCAGTATTTGTGTCGTTATATGTTGgatcatatatacatacaggTATATACGGAACATTtgggtaaaaaaaagagggcCCCCTTTGCTCGTTTCCATTCATCATCGtcatcattatattattactattaccatAATTATCGATAGTGCTAAAATTGTAAGGAGGAAAGTTCATCATATGGGTGCAATTTCCAAATGGTGATAATGCATACGATTGCACGGTGTTCCTATGAGTGTCTTCTccgaaatattttttttcgcttTGATTCTGTGGAGTTTTATCTAAAGCAGAAATAGAAATAGGAGGTCCTGTCACTTTACCTACATAATTTCCATCATATCTTGaaaatgcatttatataatgtgtATTATGTAGTAGTTTACTTTCTTTAAAGGTTGACAATGGTCCGATAGGCATTTCGTCTTCTGGTAATCCAACCATTGtactgtttttatttatcttgTTAATATGCTCCTCATACCTATTCTCCCCcgttttgttaatattaatgtTTGTAACTGTTTTGttctcatttttatatcCTTTTAATGAAGTATTAGATCTAATTTTCATTATGCTGTTATTTGCTATCTTATGtggtatttctttttttatgtttaacaATACATCTTTTGACAAttcttttgaaaataatttactgTATTTACTTGTAAACGAACTTGCTTCTACATAGGGGTGAACTGCCTTTTTAGATTTTTCATTTACGCAATGGGGCAGTAACTTTGTTTTTCCTACAGTCTTAGAAGAAGGGCTATTTGACTTTAAACTTTTGGACTTGAACGCTTGACTCTTTAATTTAGCAAGGATGTTAACTTTTTCAAAGTATTTGTTTTTGCCTAATGTGCCCCTTCTCGGGGGTTCACCGCTGGAGTTATTACCGTTACTTCCATAATTATTGTCGTTATCATCGTTATCATCGTTATCATCGTTATCATCGTTATCGTCGTTATCATCGTTATCATCGTTATCGTCGTTATCATCGTTATCGTCGTTATTGTCGTTATCGTCGTTATTGTCGTTATCGTCGTTATTGTAGTTATCGTTgttatcatcattatcatcGTTATTATCATCTTTATCCTTGTTATCGTCATTATAATCATCCTTATCGCTCTCCCTCGTGTTGGTGTTACCACTTCCTTCGTCATATTGCTCTTCGCCTGAATCATAGAACGGGCTATTTTTTGGTGTGTTTTTCCCATATATCTTTGATTTTGTGGACATCATTTTACCTCCCAgtccttttttgtttttatcctGTTTATTCAGTACCTCTAACAGACTTACCTTAGGTTtcatttctttaaattttaattctgGTATTTTTACCTTTGGTTTTAGTACTTTTGTTTTTGCTTCTGTCATTTTGGACATTGATTTTGTCGTTTTTAGTTTTGGCAACATTTGTTTAAACTTGATGTCCAGTGCTTTAAATTTTGGACCAGGAGTTTTTATCTTCGACATGATTTCTTCCTTTGGTTTCAATTGagatatttccatttttgatTTCATTTGGCTACTTTCACTATTGCTATCGTTgcctttcttttcttctattCTGCTTTTTTGAAGAATTGCTGCAATgttattaaacaaaatacaaATAGAGTGAGAAAtacagaaaaattattataaatataaaaaattaaataaaagttttacTTTCTTATGTgtgtgataaaaaaaaaaaattagctcCATTTTTGTGCAGTTGCTTGATAATATgcatttgtaaaaaatattatgaacgCTTACGTGCTAATttccctttattttttaatagggAAGATGGGTTTATAAAGGACTTCACCGATTTCGTTAAGGGCATGTCCTTTTTGCTGACTTGTGCAGGCGGTTTTAAATTCATTCTCTTCCTTTCCCAAACATTACAatgtgaaaaattaaaaaaaaaaataaaataataaatgggaggaaaaggaaaaatataaaataatattatgcaAAGTAATGCAATGGAAGAAGACGACAGAGTAATATGATGgacaaaataatgaatgaCTAGCGACAAGTAACGAGTGAAgtgcaaaaaattaaaaagacaGTTTAGCGGAATATTGAAAAAGCGTTAAACAGCTATGTCTATAAAAACCAGTTTTTAAAAGTgcctaaaatttttttttttattatttctgtCTATAAATGTACccatgtatgtgtatatatatgcatatatgtacaattaagcgtattatcaaaattttaagcgtttaacaaaaatataaaaaaaaaatttatactcCTATATGTATAGGATATAAACAATTTCCATCTTCATTTccttaaattattatgaatatgagttgaaaatttatgaatctgttcatatttttattttccatttcaAGTTGTTGCATCCTTTTATGTGCACacacaaaaaagaaaaaaaagcaaaaaaaaaaaaaacatgtacCATTCTGAACGGTGCATAAtaaatagaacaaaaaaataaaataataataaaaattaaaataaaatttaacacAGCATAACATAACGTAAGCATGAATATGAAGGTAATATAAACGTTAGTATGAAGGTAATATAAACGGAaacataaaaacaatataaatgtaaaagtaatat contains the following coding sequences:
- a CDS encoding histidine triad nucleotide-binding protein 1 yields the protein MKATAGSLGNGFRNLAYNCFVRLAYKNKLLTRAVNNKLTKMADEEEKTLASAGKDENGDSIFGKIARKEVKVDIVYEDEKVIAFNDINPQAPVHILVIPKMRDGLTRLSKAEERHKEILGHLMWAVSEIVKRNNLGDFRLVVNNGPQACQSIYYLHLHILAKRQMKWPPG